cactgCAATGGAGGGAAGGGAATGATCTATCTGCCTCTATTTATGTTACAAGCGTGTTACTCACACATCGGCCCCTTATTCGCCATTGGTTATAAACTGAGCAGATCTTGTAGCACTATGTTACATGCATGCTACATTTCTGAGTGGTGATGCGTCCGGCCGGTGAGCCCGCAGAGGAAGCCCCGGCGCTGCCGCCGAGGCCGCGTGGAGCCGTGTTCTTTATCGTCGATGTCGGGCTTCTTGGGCGCCGCCAACATCTTCGTCAGGCGCTCCTCCGGCGTCCAGACGCGTCTGCGCGCATTGAGCCACGCGATGATGTCGGAGAAGACGGCCTCGACGTTCTCGTCCGGCTCGCCGGCGGTGAGGCCGTGCCACATCCCCGGGTAGAGCTTGATGGCCTTGTCCGTGCTGGCGGCGTGCTCGTACAGCGCGCGGCTCACCTCCGGGTCCGTCACGGTGTCGGCCTCGCCGTGCAGGACCAAGAAGGGCAGCTTCACCTTGGACAGGCTGTCCTCCACGTACATGCTGGTCCTGAGCATCTCCAGCGCCGTCTTGAGCCGCGGCTTGTCCTGGTAGATCAGCTTGTTCTTCCTGATCTGCTCGGCATGGCAGAAACGCATCAAGATCGGATTAGCTTCTAGTATGATACAAAATACGCTACTCTAGCGTGGTTTCGGTTCTGTAAAAGAACAAAATTCTATCTGTGGCTTGTGATATGACCAACACTAAAGTTGTTTGTACCGACGACCACCACGATGTACAAGACGCTGGTCTAGGTCAAGTTATGGCAGCTCGGCTTGATAATATGATGCATCTTAGTGAGGAGAATATTAAGGTTGAACCAGAGTCAGTTGGTATTGTGCAAAATACAAGGCGTGAGAGTCAAACCGGGCTAGAGACATTTATTTTAGCAGATAAACAAACGAGTACTGGTCCTTGTGAGGAAGTTAGATTTTTCACGTACATGCATGGAGGATGGAGATACTATTACTCTGGGGACCAATTAATTAAAGTGGAGGATGTGTTTGCTGCACGTATATGGTTCAGACGACGGGGGCTGGTCACaatatttttgttcatatttttacCTCTCAAGAAACGTACGAGCAAAGGAAGTTGTGCATGTCGTAAACTCTCCTTGAAGGCTGTTGGCTGGGGGCCACCACCAGCGTATACGACCATGTTGTTACCAAGGTAGAGTCCTAGTAGATTATTCAGGCAAGTTTTAGTCAGTTTATTAAATTTGATATATCTGCTGAGATGTAAAAGGCAGAAGTTGTTTAAATTAGTAGAGGTCAAGATAGATGGGTTGAGTTTGCCACGCAAGTTAGATTGGTCGACCACTATATAAGGTCATATATGTGCGCCATGTAAAACAGGTTATATTTTTATGAATAGACACAATGTGTTTTTAGGGTAAAtacccgtatcgagttttgggggaagccgtctaaaaatccctaagttttggaggaagctttagaaaacctctgtgttgcgatttctcttcgtggaaattgttttgtgcgtgagtaccgtcgtcgagattggttttctcgtgttggaccgtaaggttcaatccctctacttcgcgtacatcgcgtgcgcgggcgagaggctactactgctgaaggtggagtgtcgtgaaagatcgggccgcaacaaCGGATCGGATCTCGCTAACGAGGTTCGGTCTTtatcaggtggtattcagagcaaggttgttCACGACATTATGGAGAAGATGACGAGCGCATCATCATTTAGTAAGTTAAGCTATGGATTTCAGTTGGAAGAGGAAGGCTGCTGGGCCGGGCTATTTCACACCTGTGTGGTGGTGAGAGAGAGATCATGTGCCATGACGATTGATCACATGAACTTGATCAACGCcgcaagcatcgagatggtggagaagttgaATCTACCAATGACACCATGTCCACAACCATACTGTTTCCGTTGGGGTCATGGAGAGCTCACTGTCACGCAACAAACCAAGGTACCGTTTTTGTTGGAAAAAAAAATTTGCGAGGTTTTGTGCGACGTGATTTCGGCACCGATGATTTCATGTCACTTGTTATTGGGAGAGCCATGGTACAGAGAGCATGATGTCGCGTATGATTGCAAAACACATAGATATAGGGTCAAGAGGGGTAAGAAGTGCAACCTCGTGCCAATGGGCGAAGAGCGTTTTATTTCTTGGAGGAAAGAACATCTTGAGATTATAAAAGAGCAGgaagaacaagaaaagaagaaggccCAAGTTGCTGAAATTTCTGTGGTTGATATTCAATCGAGTGAAGAAAATATTGCTCAAGAGGTCAACTCAAATCCGAGGACCGTTTTGATGCAAGGGGGACAGGATGATATGACCAACACTAAAGTTGTTTGTACCGACGACCACCACGATGTACAAGACGCTGGTCTAGGTCAAGTTATGGCAGCTCGGCTTGATAATATGATGCATCCTAGTGAGGAGAATATTAAGGTTGAACCAGAGTCAGTTGGTATTGTGCAAAATACAAGGCGTGAGAGTCAAACCAGGCTAGAGACATTTATTTTAGCAGATAAACAAACGAGTACTGGTCCTTGTGAGGAAGTTAGATTTTTCACGTACATGCATGGAGGATGGAGATACTATTACTCTGGGGACCAATTAATTAAAGTGGAGGATGTGTTTGCTGCACGTATATGGTTCAGACGACGGGGGCTGGTCACaatatttttgttcatatttttacCTCTCAAGAAACGTACGAGCAAAGGAAGTTGTGCATGTCGTAAACTCTCCTTGAAGGCTGTTGGCTGGGGGCCACCAACAGCGTATACGACCATGTTGTTACCAAGGTAGAGTCCTAGTAGATTATTCAGGCAAGTTTTAGTCAGTTTATTAAATTTGATATATCTGCTGAGATGTAAAAGGCAGAAGTTGTTTAAATTAGTAGAGGTCAAGATAGATGGGTTGAGTTTGCCACGCAAGTTAGATTGGTCGACCATGGTATAAGGTCATATATGTGCGCCATGTAAAACAGGTTATATTTTTATGAATAGACACAATGTGTTTTTAGGGTAAATACccatatcgagttttgggggaagctgtctaaaaatccctaagttttggaggaagctttagaaaacctctgtgttgcgatttctcttcgtggaaattgttttgtgcgtgagtaccgtcgtcgagattggttttctcgtgctggaccgtaaggttcaatccctctacttcgcgtacatcgcgtgcgcgggcgagaggctactactgctgaaggtggagtgtcgtgaaagatcgggccgcaacaaCGGATCGGATCTCGCTAACGAGGTTCGGTCTTTATCAGCTTGCTTATGAGTTATGATTGACATTCTGGACGCTGAAAAATGAAGATTCAGGCTGCCTCCGATGATGTCTGAACTCTGAAGAAGAAGAGGGGGAGTTTGATTTCACCGACCTGTTCGCGCTTGTCGGGGTCCTTGAAGGCGGCATCGATGACGTCCTTGGTCGGGACGATCTTCCACCTGGGTATGATGTCCTCCACCTGCGTCAGGGCGGTGATGACCAGCGGGTGCGGCTTCACCTTCTCCGATATCTGAACGGGCGCATTACAGATACCACAATGTCAGTCGAGAGAAATGCATGGCATGGCGGGAGAAGAAAATACTACTAAAAGGAAAACCATTCATGGTCATGCTCATGGTTGCAGCAGAGAGACCTTGCACATGGGCGCGACGAGGACGGCGCCGTCCCAGAAGGTGGGGTCCTTCCTGTGCAGCAGCAGCGCCACGGCGCCGCCCATGGACTCGCCGTACAGGAACCTGCTCTTGCTCCGGTACTCTTCCAGCCCTGCACGAGTTTCATGATGTCACGGTTAATGACaagatttattttccttttttgaagATATAAGAAGAAGGGAAGAAAGTGGTAGAGTACCGCAGATGGACTTGTAGAATCGGTCGCAGTCGTCGACGAGGCGGTGGAAGCTGCGGATGTAGCAGCGGGTGCCCATGGACTTGCCGTGCCCCTCGTAGTCCATCCCGAACACGCCGTACCCGGCCGCCGCCAGCCGCACGCCGCACGCTGTGAAACGGTAGTAATCAGTCGTTAGTGGATCATGTAGGCCGAGAAATGTCATTGGCATTCTCATTGTCAGATTCATTCATTTTATTTACCATCAGTGTCAAGAAACATCTTACATTTTGAGACAGTGAAAGTTCTACCTAATAGGCAAAGCCTAAAGTTTGGGCTTGAAGAAAAAACAATTTCCCACTAACTGTAATACCAAACAGCCGCTAATGAAAGGCAGAGGACCACCACTCTAACCAGAGCACTATAGGACTTGTCCATCTGATGGGGTCGTGTCTACTCCACTCCCCCTATACCCCCATCCTTAATTGAAGAGAGCGGCCAGAGTGGACCGTGTGCATCCATCATCCTCTCCAACCTCCACTCAGTTATAACCGAATACTGTATGCGTGGAGGCTACATACGAGTCACGGCAGCTAACCACATCATAATGAGCACCGGAACCTCAATTACGCTCGTGATGGACCAGTACGCCACTCGAGTCGAGTacgtacgcacgcacgcacgcacgctgtAGCCTGTGGGTGACCGGTGGCCACACGTCCACGCAACAAGTTCACAGCCAGCGCAAGCTGAAATGTTGCTCGCCGGaggtgggggcgggggcgggggaccAAGAGGTAGCTGGTCGCTGTTAATGGCGATCGAGCTACTCCGGCGGAATGGGACACCGCCCGCGCTGGGGCATACGATATCAAGCCTCAAGTACGCGCCGTCCATCGAATTAAAGGCAGGCGACAATGCCGCTGTTCCAACAAGGCCACCGTGGAGGCGACGCCGCtggttaggctggtcacaatgggcaagaacataaggctggtcacaatgggcaagaacataagctagtaacttcacacttccctagactatgttactacctccatagtgggtaggaacatctatgtagtgccatgcaacgatgtatttattaggttatagactcattgtttcttgaagtgtgtgatgttccggtaacttagctagttaccacaaacacctctctcttcattaaatacgtgccacataagcaaaattgtattggagtgtgtgatgttactcctaagttcctccccactgtgaccagcctaagctagtaacttcacacttccctagactatgttactacctccatNNNNNNNNNNNNNNNNNNNNNNNNNNNNNNNNNNNNNNNNNNNNNNNNNNNNNNNNNNNNNNNNNNNNNNNNNNNNNNNNNNNNNNNNNNNNNNNNNNNNNNNNNNNNNNNNNNNNNNNNNNNNNNNNNNNNNNNNNNNNNNNNNNNNNNNNNNNNNNNNNNNNNNNNNNNNNNNNNNNNNNNNNNNNNNNNNNNNNNaggctggtca
The window above is part of the Triticum aestivum cultivar Chinese Spring chromosome 2A, IWGSC CS RefSeq v2.1, whole genome shotgun sequence genome. Proteins encoded here:
- the LOC123189859 gene encoding caffeoylshikimate esterase, coding for MDVEYHEEYVRNSSGVQLFTCGWLPASTSPRALVFLCHGYGMECSGFMRACGVRLAAAGYGVFGMDYEGHGKSMGTRCYIRSFHRLVDDCDRFYKSICGLEEYRSKSRFLYGESMGGAVALLLHRKDPTFWDGAVLVAPMCKISEKVKPHPLVITALTQVEDIIPRWKIVPTKDVIDAAFKDPDKREQIRKNKLIYQDKPRLKTALEMLRTSMYVEDSLSKVKLPFLVLHGEADTVTDPEVSRALYEHAASTDKAIKLYPGMWHGLTAGEPDENVEAVFSDIIAWLNARRRVWTPEERLTKMLAAPKKPDIDDKEHGSTRPRRQRRGFLCGLTGRTHHHSEM